In Melospiza georgiana isolate bMelGeo1 chromosome 8, bMelGeo1.pri, whole genome shotgun sequence, one genomic interval encodes:
- the PRXL2A gene encoding peroxiredoxin-like 2A isoform X1, whose translation MGSEMSFLPDLGAFTMGMWSVGLGAIGAAVTGIVLANTDLFLSKPEKATLEFLEEIELKTLGSEQRTFKARELWKENGAVIMAVRRPGUFLCREEASELSSLKPQLSKLGVPLYAVVKEKIGTEVEDFQHYFKGEIFLDEKKGFYGPRRRKMMLSGFFRLGVWQNFIRAWRSGYSGNLEGEGFTLGGVYVIGAGTQGVLLEHREKEFGDKVSLPSVLEAAEKIKPQAS comes from the exons ATGGGTTCTG aAATGTCCTTCCTGCCTGACCTGGGGGCCTTCACCATGGGCATGTGGTCTGTTGGCCTGGGAGCCATTGgtgcagctgtgacagggaTTGTCCTTGCTAACACTGACTTATTTTTGTCCAAGCCAGAAAAGGCTACATTGGAGTTTTTGGAGGAGATAGAGCTAAAGACTTTGGGATCAG AACAAAGGACATTCAAAGCACGTGAACTATGGAAGGAGAATGGTGCAGTGATCATGGCTGTACGAAGACCTGGATGATTTTTGTGCAGAGAG GAGGCTTCTGAGCTCTCCTCTCTGAAACCCCAGCTGTCCAAGCTGGGTGTCCCTCTCTATGCTGTTGTCAAAGAGAAGATAGGGACTGAAGTGGAGGATTTTCAGCATTACTTCAAAGGAGAAATCTTTCTGGATGAAAAG AAAGGCTTTTATGGTCCACGCAGACGAAAAATGATGTTGTCCGGCTTCTTCCGCTTGGGAGTTTGGCAAAATTTCATCCGTGCTTGGAGAAGTGGATATAGTGGAAATCTGGAAGGAGAAGGATTCACCCTGGGAGGTGTATATGTGATTGGGGCAGGAACACAG GGTGTTTTACTGGAGCATCGTGAGAAAGAATTTGGAGACAAAGTCAGCCTTCCATCTGTCCTTGAAGCTGCTGAGAAGATAAAACCACAAGCTTCATAA
- the PRXL2A gene encoding peroxiredoxin-like 2A isoform X2 has protein sequence MSFLPDLGAFTMGMWSVGLGAIGAAVTGIVLANTDLFLSKPEKATLEFLEEIELKTLGSEQRTFKARELWKENGAVIMAVRRPGUFLCREEASELSSLKPQLSKLGVPLYAVVKEKIGTEVEDFQHYFKGEIFLDEKKGFYGPRRRKMMLSGFFRLGVWQNFIRAWRSGYSGNLEGEGFTLGGVYVIGAGTQGVLLEHREKEFGDKVSLPSVLEAAEKIKPQAS, from the exons ATGTCCTTCCTGCCTGACCTGGGGGCCTTCACCATGGGCATGTGGTCTGTTGGCCTGGGAGCCATTGgtgcagctgtgacagggaTTGTCCTTGCTAACACTGACTTATTTTTGTCCAAGCCAGAAAAGGCTACATTGGAGTTTTTGGAGGAGATAGAGCTAAAGACTTTGGGATCAG AACAAAGGACATTCAAAGCACGTGAACTATGGAAGGAGAATGGTGCAGTGATCATGGCTGTACGAAGACCTGGATGATTTTTGTGCAGAGAG GAGGCTTCTGAGCTCTCCTCTCTGAAACCCCAGCTGTCCAAGCTGGGTGTCCCTCTCTATGCTGTTGTCAAAGAGAAGATAGGGACTGAAGTGGAGGATTTTCAGCATTACTTCAAAGGAGAAATCTTTCTGGATGAAAAG AAAGGCTTTTATGGTCCACGCAGACGAAAAATGATGTTGTCCGGCTTCTTCCGCTTGGGAGTTTGGCAAAATTTCATCCGTGCTTGGAGAAGTGGATATAGTGGAAATCTGGAAGGAGAAGGATTCACCCTGGGAGGTGTATATGTGATTGGGGCAGGAACACAG GGTGTTTTACTGGAGCATCGTGAGAAAGAATTTGGAGACAAAGTCAGCCTTCCATCTGTCCTTGAAGCTGCTGAGAAGATAAAACCACAAGCTTCATAA
- the EXOSC3 gene encoding exosome complex component RRP40 gives MAATAAERGTAAEALVGQVVLPGDLLLLPAHYDEDAEGERLRLSAGTAPQGRLLCGPGLRRSGAGLLVTKCGLLRHRPGGGGAYWVDSQQKRYVPVKGDHVIGIVTAKAGDVFRLDVGGSEPASLSYLAFEGATKRNRPNVQVGDLIYGQFVVANKDMEPEMVCIDSSGKSSGMGIIGQDGFLFKVSLGLIRKLLAPKCEIIQELSQLYPFEMVLGMNGRIWVKAKTVQQTLIVVNILEACEHMTAQQRKQALAKLSGN, from the exons ATGGCGGCCACGGCGGCGGAGCGCGGCACGGCGGCCGAGGCCCTCGTGGGGCAGGTGGTGCTGCCCGgggacctgctgctgctccccgcGCACTACGACGAGGACGCGGAGGGCGAGCGGCTGCGGCTGAGCGCGGGCACCGCGCCGCAGGGGCGGCTGCTGtgcgggccggggctgcggcgcagcggggccgggctgcTGGTGACCAAGTGCGGGCTGCTGCGGCACCggcccgggggcggcggcgcctACTGGGTGGACTCGCAGCAGAAGCGG TACGTGCCGGTGAAGGGTGACCACGTCATAGGGATCGTGACGGCCAAGGCGGGGGACGTGTTCAGGCTGGACGTGGGCGGCAGCGAGCCGGCCTCCCTGTCCTACCTGGCCTTCGAAGGCGCCACGAAGAGGAACAGGCCGAACGTGCAG GTGGGAGATCTCATTTATGGTCAGTTCGTTGTAGCAAATAAAGACATGGAACCAGAGATGGTCTGTATAGACAGCAGTGGAAAGTCAAGTGGCATGGGAATAATTGGACAAGATGGCTTCCTCTTTAAAGTTTCCTTAGGTCTAATAAGAAA GCTCTTGGCTCCCAAATGTGAAATAATTCAAGAGTTGTCACAATTGTACCCATTTGAGATGGTGCTGGGAATGAATGGAAGAATATGGGTAAAAGCAAAAACAGTTCAACAGACTTTAATTGTAGTAAATATTTTGGAAGCCTGTGAGCATATGACTGCACAACAGAGAAAACAAGCCCTTGCCAAACTGTCAGGGAACTAA